A region from the Toxotes jaculatrix isolate fToxJac2 chromosome 2, fToxJac2.pri, whole genome shotgun sequence genome encodes:
- the dnajc5aa gene encoding dnaJ (Hsp40) homolog, subfamily C, member 5aa has protein sequence MAEQQRQRSLSTAGESLYHVLGVDKMATTDDIKRSYRKLALKFHPDKNPDNPEASDKFKEINNAHAILNDPTKRNIYDKYGSLGLYVAEQFGEENVNTYFVLSSWWAKALFVLCGLATGCYFCCCLCCCCNCCCGKCKPRPREGQDQDFYVSPEDLEAQLQSDEREAGGDPIVLQPSATETTQLTSDGHHSYHTDTGFN, from the exons AtggctgagcagcagaggcAACGCTCTCTGTCCACCGCTGGTGAGTCTCTCTACCATGTTTTGGGAGTTGACAAGATGGCCACAACGGATGACATCAAGAGATCTTACAG GAAGCTGGCATTGAAGTTCCACCCTGACAAGAATCCTGACAATCCAGAGGCATCAGATAAGTTCAAGGAGATAAACAATGCCCACGCGATTCTGAACGACCCCACGAAGCGTAATATTTACGACAAATATGGTTCTCTGGGACTGTATGTGGCTGAGCAGtttggagaggagaatgttaacaCTTACTTTGTCCTTTCAAGCTGGTGGGCAAAG GCTCTGTTTGTATTGTGCGGCCTGGCCACCGGCTGCTACTTCTGTTgctgcctgtgctgctgctgtaactgctgctgtgGAAAGTGTAAACCACGGCCTAGGGAGGGCCAGGACCAGGACTTCTACGTGTCCCCTGAGGACCTGGAGGCTCAGCTCCAATCTGATGAGAGAG AGGCTGGTGGTGACCCTATAGTGCTGCAACCATCAGCAACAGAGACAACCCAGTTAACATCGGATGGGCACCACTCCTACCACACTGACACCGGCTTCAACTAA
- the LOC121188893 gene encoding tumor protein D54-like isoform X2: protein MNRQGFGGIPSSMNFSTGITETSINGCSHSDLTDEDLDNLRIELAKTEDEIQTLRQVLLAKEQYATDIRRQLGMSPLSNIKQNLSKGWQEVQTSAPYLTASATLEDMRHSNVYVRTRESLSHAGQVTSSTLSTVGVAITRRLAEMSPLNHTISVPTMRHSSTFKSLEEMVGNVKDKVTGSLTNNGDTSGFERRSARHSTR from the exons ATGAACCGACAAG GTTTTGGTGGGATTCCCTCATCCATGAACTTCTCTACGGGGATAACAGAAACATCAATCAATGGATGTTCCCACTCAGATCTAACAGATGAGGACTTAGACAATCTACGGATTGAACTTGCAAAG acagaggatgaAATTCAGACTTTGCGGCAGGTGCTTTTGGCCAAAGAACAATATGCAACAGACATCAGGAGGCAGCTGGGTATGAGTCCTCTCAGTAACATCAAACAGAACCTGTCTAAAGGCTGGCAAGAAGTCCAAACCTCAGCCCC ATATCTCACAGCCTCTGCCACTTTGGAGGACATGAGGCACTCCAATGT ATACGTGAGGACACGGGAGAGTCTGTCCCATGCAGGCCAGGTGACGTCTTCCACGCTGTCCACTGTGGGTGTGGCCATCACCAGGAGACTGGCAGAGATGAG CCCCCTGAACCACACCATAAGTGTGCCGACTATGAG ACACTCTTCTACCTTCAAGTCTCTTGAGGAAATGGTCGGCAACGTGAAG GATAAGGTGACGGGCAGTCTGACAAATAACGGAGATACATCTGGATTTGAAAGAAGATCCGCACGCCACAGCACAAGATAA
- the LOC121188893 gene encoding tumor protein D54-like isoform X1: MNRQGFGGIPSSMNFSTGITETSINGCSHSDLTDEDLDNLRIELAKTEDEIQTLRQVLLAKEQYATDIRRQLGMSPLSNIKQNLSKGWQEVQTSAPYLTASATLEDMRHSNVYVRTRESLSHAGQVTSSTLSTVGVAITRRLAEMRALPLPSPPRPLNHTISVPTMRHSSTFKSLEEMVGNVKDKVTGSLTNNGDTSGFERRSARHSTR; this comes from the exons ATGAACCGACAAG GTTTTGGTGGGATTCCCTCATCCATGAACTTCTCTACGGGGATAACAGAAACATCAATCAATGGATGTTCCCACTCAGATCTAACAGATGAGGACTTAGACAATCTACGGATTGAACTTGCAAAG acagaggatgaAATTCAGACTTTGCGGCAGGTGCTTTTGGCCAAAGAACAATATGCAACAGACATCAGGAGGCAGCTGGGTATGAGTCCTCTCAGTAACATCAAACAGAACCTGTCTAAAGGCTGGCAAGAAGTCCAAACCTCAGCCCC ATATCTCACAGCCTCTGCCACTTTGGAGGACATGAGGCACTCCAATGT ATACGTGAGGACACGGGAGAGTCTGTCCCATGCAGGCCAGGTGACGTCTTCCACGCTGTCCACTGTGGGTGTGGCCATCACCAGGAGACTGGCAGAGATGAG AGCTCTGCCTCTTCCAAGCCCACCACG CCCCCTGAACCACACCATAAGTGTGCCGACTATGAG ACACTCTTCTACCTTCAAGTCTCTTGAGGAAATGGTCGGCAACGTGAAG GATAAGGTGACGGGCAGTCTGACAAATAACGGAGATACATCTGGATTTGAAAGAAGATCCGCACGCCACAGCACAAGATAA
- the ppdpfa gene encoding pancreatic progenitor cell differentiation and proliferation factor A translates to MAAIPSSGSLIATHDYYRRRLGSTSSNSSCGSAEYTGEVIPHHPGLPRQDSGHWWTSFFFSKQNQPGMQNGSENQKNRTYTVANGQVTCIAREMVLQRQVSESSENGKFEPSTPPPTSS, encoded by the exons ATGGCAGCAATTCCATCAAGTGGCTCCCTCATCGCCACCCATGATTACTACAGAA GGCGCCTCGGGTCCACCTCCAGCAACAGCTCTTGTGGCAGTGCCGAGTACACAGGAGAGGTTATTCCACACCACCCAG GACTTCCAAGGCAAGACTCGGGCCACTGGTGgacttcatttttcttttcaaagcagAACCAGCCTGGCATGCAGAACGGATCTGAAAATCAAAA GAACAGAACCTACACAGTGGCCAATGGCCAGGTGACCTGTATCGCCAGGGAAATGGTTTTGCAGAGACAAGTCAGCGAAAGCAGTGAAAATGGGAAGTTTGAACCATCAACCCCTCCACCAACTTCCTCCTAG